From one Acidobacteriota bacterium genomic stretch:
- a CDS encoding gamma carbonic anhydrase family protein yields the protein MIRSYQGKTPVVPASCYVDVSAQLIGDVELGEHSSVWMNAVLRGDVNAIRLGARSNVQDCAVLHGMRYVYPVIVGEMVTIGHNATVHGCVLEDAVLVGIGATILNNARIGEGSIIAAGAVIPEQAVIPPNSLVAGVPGKVKKTLGDEDRKMILKYAQNYLDYTAIYLAEMAK from the coding sequence ATGATCAGGAGTTATCAGGGCAAGACGCCAGTGGTTCCCGCAAGCTGTTATGTGGATGTCTCCGCGCAACTGATTGGCGACGTGGAGCTGGGCGAGCATTCGAGCGTGTGGATGAACGCCGTGCTGCGCGGCGATGTGAACGCGATCCGTCTGGGAGCGCGGTCGAATGTGCAGGATTGCGCGGTGCTCCACGGCATGAGGTATGTGTACCCGGTGATTGTGGGTGAGATGGTGACGATCGGCCACAATGCGACGGTGCATGGATGTGTGCTTGAAGACGCGGTGCTGGTGGGGATCGGCGCGACAATCCTGAACAACGCGCGGATCGGCGAGGGCTCGATTATTGCCGCGGGCGCGGTGATACCGGAGCAGGCGGTGATTCCGCCGAACTCGCTGGTGGCCGGTGTGCCGGGCAAGGTGAAGAAGACGCTGGGTGACGAGGACAGAAAGATGATCCTGAAGTACGCACAGAATTATCTGGACTACACGGCGATCTACCTGGCGGAGATGGCGAAGTAG
- a CDS encoding zinc-ribbon domain containing protein, with translation MEFVDRLLTCADCGGEFIFTAGEQLFFFDKQFKNDPKRCKPCKSKRAGAAMRSGSGPAAAGISRTETRTTCSECGIETTVPFKPTQGRPVLCRGCFQAKRPAAAATPGDATSSDLVGMGSDHSDMDMMARAS, from the coding sequence ATGGAATTCGTGGATCGGCTACTAACCTGTGCAGACTGTGGTGGTGAGTTCATCTTCACTGCCGGCGAACAACTCTTCTTCTTCGACAAACAATTCAAGAACGACCCCAAGCGCTGCAAGCCCTGCAAGTCCAAGCGCGCAGGAGCGGCGATGCGTTCGGGCTCAGGCCCCGCAGCCGCCGGTATCTCGCGCACCGAGACCCGCACCACCTGCTCGGAGTGCGGCATCGAGACAACCGTGCCCTTCAAGCCAACGCAGGGACGACCCGTGCTCTGTCGCGGTTGCTTCCAGGCCAAAAGACCTGCTGCCGCAGCGACTCCTGGCGATGCAACCTCGTCTGACCTTGTCGGTATGGGAAGCGATCACTCCGACATGGACATGATGGCGCGAGCCTCCTGA
- a CDS encoding galactose oxidase: MTLPKETQRCPRQVGALCLSFVFLLGIGCGGGSTSTGGSGGGTPPPANAKEWTWVEGSDTAVTVSAVYGTKGVAAAGNNPNGGGVSWVDSSGDLWLFGGGGFDPLGTLGSQNDLWEYSPASNEWTWVGGCGPAPCNKYGVYGTEGTPSANNLPGGRGAAVSWIDASGNLWLFGGQGYDSTGQGNYLNDLWEYAPATKQWTWVSGSNLVLGKANYGTLGVAAPTNVPGARSNAVPWKDNSGNFWLFGGQGLDVNGVFGSFNDLWEFSPSSKEWTWVSGGSAINAKGVYGTVGVASGANIPGARDNAVSWADSNGNLWLFGGLGYDSAGSANDLNDLWEFSSSTKEWTWISGSSAVTGGPGACVAGVYGTKGTGATANAPGGRNAANSWIDASGNLWLFGGLGCDANGTAGSLNDLWEFNTSSKTWTWQSGSNSVGPAQGGTGGPSGTYGTQGTAAASNTPGGRSGSVAWVDSNGNLWLYGGSGHDSTGQYGLLNDLWSYTP; encoded by the coding sequence GTGACTCTGCCGAAAGAAACTCAGCGCTGCCCACGGCAAGTCGGGGCTCTTTGTTTAAGTTTTGTTTTCCTTCTTGGCATTGGGTGTGGTGGTGGAAGTACTAGCACTGGAGGCTCTGGCGGCGGAACTCCGCCACCTGCAAACGCTAAGGAGTGGACCTGGGTCGAAGGCAGCGATACTGCCGTTACCGTATCAGCCGTCTATGGTACGAAGGGCGTCGCAGCCGCTGGAAACAATCCCAACGGGGGCGGCGTTTCCTGGGTTGACAGCAGCGGTGATCTTTGGCTATTCGGTGGCGGAGGTTTCGATCCTCTCGGAACCCTGGGATCGCAAAACGACCTGTGGGAATACAGCCCAGCATCGAATGAATGGACATGGGTAGGGGGATGCGGCCCCGCGCCCTGCAACAAGTACGGCGTTTACGGCACCGAAGGCACACCGTCCGCGAACAATCTCCCGGGCGGGCGTGGCGCGGCTGTCTCCTGGATTGACGCCAGCGGCAATCTCTGGCTCTTCGGTGGCCAGGGTTACGACTCGACGGGGCAAGGCAATTATCTGAATGATCTGTGGGAATATGCTCCCGCGACGAAACAATGGACTTGGGTAAGCGGAAGCAATTTGGTTCTCGGAAAAGCGAATTATGGCACCCTCGGCGTGGCAGCGCCAACCAACGTTCCCGGCGCTCGCAGTAATGCGGTCCCGTGGAAAGACAACAGCGGCAACTTTTGGCTATTCGGAGGCCAGGGGCTCGACGTCAATGGGGTCTTTGGCAGCTTCAACGATTTATGGGAGTTCAGCCCCTCTAGCAAAGAATGGACCTGGGTGAGCGGTGGCAGCGCGATCAATGCCAAAGGAGTCTACGGCACGGTAGGCGTGGCTTCCGGCGCGAACATCCCCGGGGCGCGCGACAACGCAGTTTCCTGGGCCGATAGCAACGGCAATCTCTGGCTATTCGGGGGACTTGGATACGATTCCGCCGGGTCGGCAAATGATTTGAACGATCTGTGGGAGTTCAGCTCTTCGACGAAGGAATGGACGTGGATCAGTGGGAGTAGCGCAGTAACGGGTGGACCGGGCGCTTGCGTGGCGGGAGTTTATGGAACGAAGGGGACAGGTGCAACCGCGAATGCACCCGGCGGTCGCAACGCTGCCAATTCGTGGATCGACGCCAGCGGGAATCTGTGGCTATTTGGCGGCTTGGGATGCGACGCAAATGGAACGGCGGGATCTCTAAATGATCTGTGGGAGTTCAATACTTCGAGCAAAACCTGGACGTGGCAAAGCGGAAGCAATTCTGTTGGTCCTGCTCAGGGCGGGACAGGCGGGCCGTCTGGAACATACGGAACGCAGGGAACAGCAGCAGCATCGAATACGCCCGGGGGGCGTTCTGGATCTGTCGCCTGGGTCGATTCGAACGGAAATCTATGGCTCTACGGAGGGTCTGGCCACGACTCGACTGGACAGTATGGGCTATTGAATGATCTGTGGAGCTACACCCCGTAG
- a CDS encoding nuclear transport factor 2 family protein translates to MSNSISTLLLRNLSDVFGENDPVRRRAAIDELFHEDAVFYDPNGGIFRGRDEIDRIAGVIKATHPDFEYRPLFPPQEAGNAGRVVWVSGPPGKPPAYAGTDFIVARDGRIASVYLFFDRLS, encoded by the coding sequence GTGTCCAACAGCATATCTACTTTGTTGCTTCGCAATCTGAGTGACGTGTTTGGGGAAAATGATCCGGTGCGCCGCCGCGCTGCAATCGACGAGCTGTTTCACGAAGACGCAGTCTTCTATGACCCCAATGGGGGTATATTTCGCGGCCGCGACGAGATCGACCGTATTGCCGGGGTGATCAAGGCGACACATCCCGATTTCGAGTATCGGCCCCTCTTCCCTCCGCAGGAAGCAGGGAATGCCGGGCGGGTTGTGTGGGTATCTGGCCCTCCCGGGAAACCGCCAGCTTATGCGGGAACCGATTTTATTGTTGCTCGAGACGGCCGCATCGCGTCGGTCTATCTCTTTTTCGACAGGCTTTCGTGA
- the rpmA gene encoding 50S ribosomal protein L27, translated as MAHKKGLGSSKNGRDSNAQRLGVKRFGGQTVTGGSILVRQRGTPLKPGLNVGRGKDDTLFAKIDGVVRFQDRGQHGRFVSIEPIATA; from the coding sequence ATGGCACATAAAAAAGGTCTAGGTTCTTCTAAAAACGGTCGCGACTCCAACGCGCAGCGCCTTGGCGTGAAGCGCTTCGGCGGCCAGACGGTCACCGGCGGCTCCATCCTGGTTCGCCAGCGCGGAACCCCGCTCAAGCCCGGCCTCAACGTCGGCCGCGGCAAGGACGACACCCTCTTCGCCAAGATCGACGGCGTGGTCAGGTTCCAGGACCGGGGACAGCACGGCCGCTTCGTCTCGATCGAGCCGATCGCTACCGCATAA
- a CDS encoding MBL fold metallo-hydrolase: MTDTHRLPGLADLVRARTHLGDFELTICTDGSYRLDGGAMFGVVPKTLWQKRAPADANNTILLGLNTVVVRTGKHTVVIETGVGNKQSEKMRQIHQNQELLPQSLAAAGVRPEEVDIVINTHLHFDHCGWNTTLHSDGSVTPTFPNARYFAHKGEVEHGHMQYDRDRVSYLSPNYDPLIANGQMTLLTNESIAKNPEIVPGISVELFPGHTAQLMGVHIESKSHAGKTEHACYISDLIPTSAHLDPTWVMGYDLDPMTCIAQRKRFYQRAIPEKWLVVFTHDHLTPMAQIELNEKGKPVVADSAV; this comes from the coding sequence ATGACCGATACTCACCGCCTCCCCGGCCTGGCCGACCTTGTGCGAGCAAGAACGCACCTCGGCGACTTCGAGCTGACCATCTGCACCGACGGCAGCTATCGCCTCGACGGCGGAGCCATGTTTGGCGTCGTGCCCAAGACGCTCTGGCAGAAACGCGCGCCCGCCGACGCGAACAACACGATCCTGCTCGGCCTGAACACCGTCGTCGTGCGCACCGGCAAACACACGGTCGTCATCGAGACGGGAGTCGGCAACAAGCAGTCCGAGAAGATGCGCCAGATCCACCAGAACCAGGAGCTGCTTCCGCAGTCACTCGCCGCCGCAGGCGTTCGCCCCGAAGAGGTCGACATCGTCATCAACACCCACCTGCACTTCGACCACTGCGGCTGGAACACGACGCTCCACTCCGACGGCTCCGTCACTCCCACCTTCCCCAACGCACGCTACTTCGCGCACAAAGGCGAGGTCGAGCACGGACACATGCAGTACGACCGCGATCGCGTCAGCTACCTCTCACCCAACTACGACCCGCTGATCGCCAACGGCCAGATGACGCTGCTGACCAACGAGAGCATCGCAAAGAACCCCGAGATCGTCCCCGGCATCTCCGTCGAACTCTTCCCCGGCCACACAGCGCAGTTGATGGGCGTCCACATTGAGTCGAAGTCACACGCAGGCAAAACCGAACACGCCTGCTACATCTCCGACCTCATCCCCACCTCCGCGCACCTCGACCCCACCTGGGTGATGGGCTACGACCTCGACCCCATGACCTGCATCGCACAACGCAAGCGCTTCTACCAACGAGCCATCCCAGAAAAATGGCTAGTCGTCTTCACCCACGACCACCTCACACCGATGGCGCAGATCGAGCTGAACGAAAAGGGCAAGCCCGTCGTCGCTGACTCCGCGGTGTAG
- a CDS encoding 30S ribosomal protein S21 has protein sequence MAEVRVQEGEPLENALRRFKRKVQTEDIIKEVKRHSFYLKPGEKKRVKEALARKRNRKKVRKEQD, from the coding sequence TTGGCAGAGGTTCGAGTTCAGGAAGGCGAGCCCCTTGAAAATGCCCTCCGTCGCTTTAAGCGTAAAGTGCAGACGGAAGACATCATCAAGGAGGTCAAGCGCCACTCCTTTTATTTGAAGCCGGGTGAAAAGAAGCGCGTCAAAGAAGCGCTCGCCCGCAAGCGCAATCGCAAGAAAGTCCGCAAGGAGCAGGACTAG